A section of the Paenibacillus odorifer genome encodes:
- the licT gene encoding BglG family transcription antiterminator LicT yields MEVVKVLNTSIVLAKRADQKEVIVMGKGIGYKSRPGDSINEDEIEKVYVLENESMSSNLTALMKETPQEYLILADEIISNAKTVLSRHLSEHLYISLTDHLYMAVKRHKDNLTIQNRMLWEVRKFYPVEFGIGVQALQLIERQVGILLPEEEAANIAFHLVNAQQTDDNMNQVLLMTSTVKDILNIIKIQYGIELYTQSINYSRFLTHLQFFVQRLLENKMLESHDHELLGQIINKYPEEERCVESIKHYIEAKFEYTISNEEMMYLIIHINRVIHRN; encoded by the coding sequence ATGGAAGTAGTAAAAGTTCTCAATACGAGCATCGTTCTTGCCAAGCGTGCAGATCAAAAAGAAGTTATCGTAATGGGCAAAGGCATCGGGTATAAAAGCAGACCGGGTGACAGTATTAATGAGGACGAGATCGAAAAGGTATATGTGCTTGAAAATGAAAGCATGTCTTCCAACTTGACTGCTTTAATGAAGGAAACTCCCCAGGAGTACTTGATTCTTGCGGACGAAATCATATCTAATGCCAAAACCGTTCTTTCCAGGCACCTCAGCGAACATTTATATATCTCTCTGACGGATCATTTATATATGGCGGTCAAACGTCATAAAGATAATCTTACAATTCAGAACCGGATGCTTTGGGAAGTCAGAAAGTTTTATCCAGTTGAATTTGGTATTGGAGTCCAAGCCCTTCAACTTATTGAACGTCAAGTGGGAATCTTGCTGCCAGAAGAAGAAGCGGCTAATATAGCCTTCCATCTGGTTAATGCTCAACAAACCGATGACAATATGAATCAGGTCCTACTCATGACGAGTACAGTAAAAGACATACTTAACATTATCAAAATTCAATATGGAATTGAACTTTATACCCAGAGTATTAATTACTCACGTTTTTTAACCCATTTGCAGTTTTTTGTCCAACGCTTACTAGAAAACAAGATGCTGGAATCTCATGATCATGAACTTTTGGGGCAGATCATAAATAAATATCCGGAAGAAGAACGATGCGTCGAATCTATCAAACATTATATAGAAGCGAAATTCGAGTACACCATATCAAATGAAGAAATGATGTATCTAATTATTCATATTAACCGTGTTATTCATCGGAATTAG
- a CDS encoding ABC transporter ATP-binding protein: MSSLLRVSNLQVVFNTDHGEVISVDQINFNVNSGETVGIVGESGCGKSVTSLAIMRLLSNNGKITNGNIFFEDSDLAAMSESKMQRVRGKEIAMVFQEPMTALNPVFTIGNQMIEGVRNHLKMSVAEARKHCIATLKEVGISRAESIMKDYPHALSGGMRQRVMIAMAVSCSPKLIVADEPTTALDVTIQAQILDLMNRMKEQTGAALILITHDLGVVAEMADKVIVMYAGQVVEEADVYQLFASPLHPYTQGLMQSIPHLDNQRETRLESIPGSVPSIQEMPTGCRFQSRCSKVHDKCQQAPPLYEIGTRKARCWLVESMMKETDADANE; this comes from the coding sequence ATGAGTAGTCTTCTTAGAGTATCAAATCTTCAAGTGGTTTTTAATACGGATCATGGTGAGGTTATCTCTGTAGATCAAATCAACTTCAATGTTAATTCTGGTGAAACCGTTGGGATTGTCGGTGAATCCGGTTGTGGAAAAAGCGTGACCTCGTTGGCGATCATGAGGCTCCTCAGTAACAATGGGAAAATAACAAACGGAAATATATTTTTTGAAGATAGTGATCTTGCAGCTATGTCCGAAAGCAAAATGCAGAGAGTGAGAGGAAAAGAAATAGCAATGGTTTTTCAAGAGCCGATGACGGCCCTGAACCCGGTTTTCACGATAGGCAATCAGATGATCGAGGGTGTAAGAAATCATTTAAAAATGTCTGTTGCCGAAGCCCGGAAACATTGTATTGCAACACTTAAGGAAGTAGGAATTTCGAGAGCTGAATCCATTATGAAAGACTATCCACATGCCCTTTCTGGAGGAATGCGCCAGCGGGTAATGATCGCGATGGCGGTAAGTTGCAGTCCGAAATTAATCGTTGCAGATGAACCCACAACGGCTTTGGATGTGACGATTCAAGCGCAAATCCTAGATCTAATGAATCGGATGAAGGAACAAACTGGTGCTGCACTTATTCTAATTACTCATGACTTAGGGGTAGTTGCTGAAATGGCGGATAAAGTCATAGTCATGTATGCGGGACAAGTTGTTGAAGAAGCTGATGTCTACCAATTATTCGCAAGCCCATTACATCCCTATACTCAGGGGTTAATGCAGTCCATCCCCCATTTAGACAATCAACGGGAAACCAGATTGGAGTCCATTCCAGGCTCTGTACCCTCAATCCAAGAGATGCCAACCGGCTGCCGGTTCCAATCGCGTTGTTCTAAAGTACACGACAAATGCCAACAGGCACCGCCTTTATATGAAATCGGCACTCGAAAAGCCAGATGCTGGTTGGTGGAATCCATGATGAAGGAGACAGATGCAGATGCCAACGAATAA
- a CDS encoding glycoside hydrolase family 1 protein, whose translation MEHLKRKFPEGFLWGGAIAANQAEGAWNVDGKGLSTADIAIYKKNLSKSDYKKHNTVGEEQIQMAMEDASDRDYPKRRGIDFYHRYREDLALFGEMGLKTLRVSIAWTRIFPNGDEEHPNEAGLKFYDNLFDEMHRQGIEPLVTLSHYEMPMHLVNEYGGWTDRRVVEFFITFCKAVFERYKNKVKLWVTFNEIDSIVRHPFTSGGIVPNRHDNVEQAVYQALHHQFVASALAVKYCHEIVPGSKIGCMLTRLMMYPHTCSPKDVLAAFKDNQFNYFFTDVMVRGAYPNFIKRFFSDKGINIHKVEGDDEILKSHLVDFISFSYYMSLVASAESEGLEKVSGNTMGGVKNPYLETNAWGWQIDSIGLRISLNDLYNRYQVPLFIVENGIGAHDKIEDDGTIQDDYRIAYFQAHLEEMHEAILDGVELMGYTSWGVIDLVSYSSSEMEKRYGFIYVDLDNEGNGTLERKRKKSFYWYKDVIANNGL comes from the coding sequence ATAGAACATTTAAAAAGAAAATTCCCTGAAGGTTTTTTGTGGGGAGGGGCAATTGCGGCTAATCAGGCGGAAGGAGCTTGGAATGTAGACGGTAAGGGATTATCAACCGCTGATATAGCGATATACAAAAAGAATCTAAGCAAAAGTGACTATAAAAAACATAATACGGTGGGTGAAGAGCAGATTCAGATGGCTATGGAGGATGCTTCAGACCGGGATTATCCAAAACGCAGAGGTATTGATTTCTATCACCGATATCGAGAAGACCTCGCCTTATTCGGAGAGATGGGCTTAAAAACCTTGCGGGTATCCATAGCATGGACACGGATATTCCCGAATGGTGATGAAGAACATCCTAATGAAGCTGGGTTGAAATTTTACGATAATTTGTTTGATGAAATGCATAGGCAAGGGATAGAACCACTGGTTACTTTATCCCATTATGAAATGCCGATGCACCTTGTTAATGAATATGGGGGATGGACAGATCGGCGTGTCGTAGAATTTTTTATTACTTTCTGCAAAGCGGTGTTTGAAAGATATAAAAACAAAGTGAAGCTTTGGGTTACGTTTAATGAAATTGACAGTATTGTACGTCATCCGTTTACTAGTGGCGGGATTGTTCCAAATCGTCATGACAATGTTGAACAAGCTGTTTATCAAGCATTGCATCACCAATTCGTAGCTAGTGCACTGGCAGTAAAGTACTGCCATGAAATTGTTCCTGGGTCAAAGATTGGCTGCATGCTAACTCGGCTCATGATGTATCCCCATACCTGTAGTCCCAAAGATGTTCTGGCCGCCTTTAAGGATAACCAGTTCAATTACTTCTTTACAGATGTGATGGTACGTGGAGCATACCCTAACTTTATTAAACGCTTCTTCAGTGATAAAGGTATAAATATTCATAAGGTAGAGGGTGATGATGAAATCTTAAAATCACATCTGGTCGATTTTATTTCATTTAGCTATTATATGTCATTGGTTGCCAGCGCTGAAAGCGAGGGTCTAGAGAAAGTTAGCGGAAACACTATGGGGGGCGTAAAGAACCCATACTTAGAAACCAATGCTTGGGGATGGCAAATCGACTCCATTGGTCTTCGGATTTCTCTGAACGATCTCTACAACCGGTATCAAGTTCCGCTATTTATTGTAGAGAACGGAATTGGAGCGCATGACAAAATAGAAGATGACGGAACAATTCAGGATGATTATCGAATCGCTTATTTCCAAGCTCATCTCGAGGAAATGCACGAGGCTATTCTGGATGGTGTGGAGCTCATGGGTTACACCAGTTGGGGCGTGATAGATCTTGTCAGCTATTCTTCTTCCGAAATGGAGAAAAGATATGGATTTATTTATGTTGATTTAGACAATGAAGGAAATGGGACGCTCGAAAGAAAGCGCAAAAAGAGTTTCTATTGGTATAAAGATGTAATTGCAAACAATGGATTGTAA
- a CDS encoding AEC family transporter: protein MIEMIITQILILFGLMAIGFIANKRGILDESSNRSFSKLIINIAIPATIISSSIGQNMDNKMEAMTVFAVAMAVFIITPIFGRFFVKKLKMNKTYEIMLVYSNLGFMGIPIISSIYGESAIFYVSIYMMLFNISLFSYGISIIQKDDASRVGIFKNLINPGIISAILGLVIFILDIPVPLPLVKLLATIGSVTTPLAMIVIGSTLAAVSIRDVIKDKTLYQFTFLKIVLIPGVLWFILQFFIHDAMILGIAVILTSLPTAGNVSMLCLEYDADVELVTKGIFMSTIFSLVTIPVLLFLF, encoded by the coding sequence ATGATAGAGATGATCATAACACAAATATTGATATTATTTGGTTTAATGGCTATTGGGTTTATAGCAAACAAAAGAGGAATTTTAGACGAAAGTAGTAATAGGAGTTTCTCTAAGCTTATTATTAATATTGCTATCCCAGCAACGATAATCAGTTCATCGATTGGTCAGAATATGGACAACAAAATGGAAGCCATGACCGTATTCGCAGTAGCGATGGCAGTGTTTATTATAACTCCTATTTTCGGTAGATTTTTTGTGAAAAAGCTGAAAATGAACAAAACTTATGAAATCATGCTGGTGTACAGCAACCTAGGGTTTATGGGCATTCCTATTATTTCTAGTATTTATGGTGAGAGTGCTATATTTTATGTATCGATATATATGATGTTATTTAATATAAGTCTTTTTTCGTATGGGATTTCCATTATTCAGAAGGATGATGCGAGCCGTGTAGGGATTTTTAAAAATTTGATTAATCCAGGTATTATATCAGCAATCCTAGGCTTAGTCATATTTATCCTAGACATACCGGTTCCACTTCCGCTTGTTAAACTGTTAGCGACTATTGGGAGTGTCACCACACCACTGGCGATGATCGTTATTGGATCTACTCTAGCTGCAGTAAGTATAAGGGATGTTATAAAAGATAAGACGTTATATCAATTTACCTTCTTGAAAATCGTACTAATCCCAGGAGTGCTGTGGTTTATTCTTCAATTTTTTATTCACGACGCAATGATTTTGGGGATAGCCGTTATTTTAACAAGTTTGCCGACAGCCGGCAATGTGTCCATGTTATGTCTGGAATATGACGCGGATGTTGAACTGGTCACGAAGGGCATATTTATGTCTACTATTTTTTCGCTGGTGACGATTCCCGTTTTGCTATTTCTTTTTTAG
- a CDS encoding LysR family transcriptional regulator, translating to MDTRKLRYFVTIVDSDQNITKAAKLLNLAQPPLSQQVKLLEEELGVSLFERHGKRLYLTQSGEVLYQQAVKILQSIEDARCEVMETAEGLRGKLNIGIYDFYSGLIAEKIRIFSNKYPLVTFKILEHEPQQLIGLLKDRTIDLAFVNLPIPMDDFSVRIFGDHGLACAVPNNIGGDFAGHDVSLYELKDIPWIILKRDSQSGLQPIILNECSKLGITPNILCESNNVESVLALVNAGLGAAIFPAFFVQHAANPKYRILNLKDTSLKMESAVIWMKERYLSKQARLFLELFE from the coding sequence ATGGATACACGCAAGTTGCGTTACTTCGTAACCATTGTGGACTCGGATCAGAATATAACAAAGGCGGCCAAGTTATTGAATTTAGCCCAACCCCCTTTAAGTCAACAGGTGAAACTGCTTGAAGAGGAGCTAGGGGTTAGTTTGTTCGAACGCCACGGGAAAAGGCTCTATTTGACACAATCGGGGGAAGTTTTATATCAGCAAGCTGTTAAGATCCTGCAATCTATAGAGGATGCACGTTGTGAAGTGATGGAGACGGCAGAGGGTCTAAGGGGGAAACTGAATATAGGGATTTACGATTTTTATTCAGGTCTGATTGCAGAGAAGATTAGGATATTCTCGAATAAGTATCCTTTGGTCACCTTTAAAATATTGGAACATGAACCCCAGCAACTGATTGGGCTGCTGAAGGACAGAACAATTGATTTAGCTTTTGTGAATTTGCCTATCCCTATGGACGATTTCTCTGTGCGAATTTTTGGGGATCATGGATTGGCGTGTGCTGTTCCGAATAATATAGGAGGGGACTTCGCAGGCCACGACGTGTCTCTGTACGAATTGAAAGATATTCCTTGGATTATTTTAAAACGGGACAGTCAAAGTGGATTGCAGCCGATCATTTTAAATGAATGCAGTAAACTGGGGATCACACCGAATATATTATGTGAAAGCAATAATGTGGAATCCGTTTTGGCTCTAGTAAATGCCGGTTTGGGTGCTGCTATATTCCCTGCATTTTTTGTTCAGCATGCGGCGAATCCTAAATATCGAATTCTAAATCTCAAAGATACCTCGCTGAAAATGGAATCGGCAGTGATCTGGATGAAAGAACGTTACTTATCCAAGCAGGCTCGCCTCTTTCTGGAATTATTTGAATAG